DNA sequence from the Xenopus tropicalis strain Nigerian chromosome 4, UCB_Xtro_10.0, whole genome shotgun sequence genome:
GGTCCATCCCACTTCCCTTCCCTCTCTTACCTTTTATTCCTAAAAAATGAACCCGATTTTGTTATTTTGCCAGTTTCTGTGTTCTCCCTTTCTCTTCTTCTTTCGCTGCGTTTTTTGATCTAGAACCTCATATTCAATGATATTTGCATAGTAGTTTCACAGAAATCACACCTGGATGGATGTCAAACAGCATTCTCCTCTCTAAAAACCCTTTTCAAAGTGACCAACTGCATAGAACTTTTCTGAGGACAGTAATCATTCCTGGATGTCAAATATCCTTCTCCACCACCTTTAAATCTTTTACAAAGAGACCAACCATAAAGAAGTAATTCAAAGAGCAGCTCCAGGTCACATGACATTTGCTGCTTTGCCCCCTGTAGTACATTGCCAATGGGCCACGGGAACCTTCTCTGCAGTCTGCTATTGCCATAGGGCTATTgcacagataaaaataaaaagtattattgCTCCAGTCAAGCCCAGCAATATATTATTAGCAGTGCCGAAAGGGTGGCAAAAAAATACATGCCAACTATATACTGCAGAGGGGAGTGCTGATGGCCACCCAAAATTAACTGGAGGACTGATCATTTTATATAGAGTTTCATTCATTTCCAAGCTTTTAATCTGTTTTAGAATTTTTGGAGAGCACACACAGTAGAGTCTGCAGAGTCTGTCTATATCAGATTATACCCATGACCTTGTAAACATGGACAGTATCAAGTGTCCCAATGGACAGTACCAATGCGATCGGTAGGCCGAAGCCCCCTGTCCTGCTCCCACTGCCTCACTGGCTCAGTCTGATGCTGACAAGATCTGTCAGTTTAGCAGACGGAAAACGGAGCTCTTTATAGCCCCTTTTGTGTTTTCAAAATCATTGTCTAATATAAACAAAAACTGCCTATAGGATTTGATTAAACATGGaaaacacaggtataggatccattatttggaaacctgttattgagaaagttctgaattacgggaaggcaattccaataagcaaatatttctattttataaaagtgatttcctttttctctaattatAGCACTACCTTTACTTGTGATACATACTGGGCTGTGTCAATCTATAGAAGTGTCCAAAAAAtcctgtttgttttatttaatatttaatatatttttagcagacttaaggtctggtgatccaaattatgtaaagatttcttatctggaaaacccttatctggataatggtccctatacctgtataattcaTTTTATAAAGGTGACTGGTCCTGTTTGAATATCTGTACTAGTAGAATGGTTATTATATGGTTAATACAGGAAAGAATTTCAAGATGTGTTGTTTCTTTATAAATGGGGACAGGAATATGTGTGATTAAGACCTGTAAGATGTTAAGAAACTTAATATGTATTCCTTATAAATGTGCGtaagtgcttaaaggagaaagaaaggtaaaaactaagtaagctttatcagaaaggtctatgtaaatacagcaataagcactcacagaaacgctgcactgacttctctgtaaaaagatttcttgtctgtaattcatgtgccacagacacacagctctctcctctctcccccaagaatgctaagaactcactcccccccttaggaatgtggatctgagccaatcagcaggaagctgactcatagtctaactaactgagcatgtacacttggtctgggtgtctgtgcaggagtgaggcattatgggaactttcattacacagctcagcattttttcttcctgtttggcttctgatcatctgaacaggtgaaatatggggagacttaagggcactattgagacaactgaaggtatgcctgcagcttgagattaactctttactagtctgtccttctcctttaaactgtctGCTAGGTTTTGCATTTGGGAAACAGACTGATGTAAAGTATAAAAGCATGCCAATCTGAGTATTTTTGGATAGGGGCTGATCATCTTAAGTTAAAGTTGCATTATAGTGGCCGGAatgaagctgccatattggtctATTGGTCACTTGAATATTTTGAGTATCTTTCCATGTAGAAAATCATCCTCCATGATGGAGGCAGAGGCAGACTCTGCTGCAGAGATGAATGGACAAGAGGAAGCCGACACTGATGGGGAGGACAGCGCTAGCCAGTCCGATTCGGAAGAGGAGAGTTCTGGTATGTATTCACATTGTGAAACTTTTCGTTCATACTGCATAGACCTCTGAATTATATTTATCATACAGAGGATTGAAGGCCCTGCCTACAGGAAGGTTTAGGGGACAAATTAAATATATGGTTGTTGGAGAGAAGTGGTGATTATGATGTCTTGACTTTAGAGAATCAGGCAAAGAGGGCCATTATATCCACCCCTGTTTTTCTTTGGATGGCAGCAGCTGCCAAACGGCCTCATGTGCCTTTAGCCTTAATCTTCAAGGGATAAAATGATGTAAATCAGGGTTGTCCATCCCGTAGCTCTTCATCTGTTCAAGTATAGCTCCCAGCTTTGGCTGTTATTGGGATACTGTATGGACATTCCTGATATACATATTTGGAAGGAAAAACTGCACCAAAATATCATGCTGTTTCTTCTTAATCCTTATTATAGAATTATTCCTAATGGGTCAGTTTGTATTTGGAATTTACAGGGTAATGCAATGATAATATCTACCCACTGGTCCTcgaacagatgaccagtaaatgctatctgctgattgtttgctatgggttactggacaagTAGCAAATTTAAGACTATTTATTACACTACCCCTTAAATATTTAATTCTTTATGGGAAAAGTAATTGGAGTGAAATGATAAATTATTGTGAACATGTAAAGCATTGTAACATGTTTAATTCCAGTTACACATGGCTGGAATGCTTTTTTAGGGAACACACATGTACACTACCTCTACAATTAATATTcagtaattttcaaaaaaaacattttgtaatgcCAGATATGGATGACCTCGATTGTGAACGCCGAAGAAACGAATGTTTAGATGAGATGTGTCACTTGGAAAAGCAATTTTCAGAACTTAAAGAGAAGTAAGTATCCCCTACCAtcaaaaactatttttcatttgttttgttttaatttcctttaagctggtcatacatgtacAGAGAAATTATTTCAGAGGATGTTCTTTGCATGTATGCCATGTACTGTGGATATCGTCTGGTTTGGGAAATGGTTCTGCTTGCAAATCatatctgccaatgcaccatattagatagtatatatagtaatatatagatGACCATACTGTGTATGTCTCCTAGTATGATATACATGTGTTCAGGCTCCTCACCAATCAGTCAGATAACACATGTGTTTGCCATATGTATGGCtgctaaaaaagttttttttagccTTGAAGGACAATATTCTTTCTTTAAGTTTTTCTTTCTGTAACTGATTATTAGTTGAGGGCAATATGGTCATTCCTGTGATTCTTTGGGAACATTCTTTGCTTCCAGAAATCAAAATGTGAATAgcgtttaccacagaaaaatgaactttctattcattcctgtgggatcaatgggtaaaattttatCCAGGGAGTTTATTATTTGatgaatatgcttctaaaaatcccataggaatgaatagaaaacgTGTGTTTTTCTGTGGGGAGCTCTAATGTTAGGTGTAGATTGATCTGCCCTTTAGGAGCTGTTCAAGAATATTATGTATAGTATAGTGAAAATTGACTGCTTTTTAGacataagttggccatacacctcAAGTTTTTTCTTATGCTGGGCCAAATGGTATTGCAGGCATACATAGACCTGTCAAgcaaggacagcatcaatgaggcAATGCAGTTTCCACCCATGATGATCAGGCAGGCAGTTGTGGGCCCCTATTTATGGGCCAATAAGTTGCTGATTCAGTCTGGATGGGCAGCTTATATAGgtctgtgtattgccaccttaaggcAGCACACAAATTATATCATGTATAACTGCAACTAGCTGCAAGGCTGATCTTTCTGTTTGGAACTCTAGATCAATAACATAAAGACTTTTCCCTTGCAAATATGATCGTTTTTAGGAGAGATCAGTTGACAGACTAGCTATGAATGCCGGCTAGAAAACTGTCACCCCTTTGCCATTGTTGCATCATTATCATCACATTGACTATATATATGAACAGATAGTAATTTTTTAGCCAGACTGACCAGAGTGTTTTACCCTGCAAACTGACTAATTGACCGTTATAAATGGTACAATGCtgtaccccatatgtaataacaaTATTTGTGCATGTTTGGCAAATTTTGTTTATATGATGTATTCTTCAGTTTGTATAGCCTAGTAGTGAGATAACCAGGGTCATTGGGTTCCAGGTAATTCTTCTGCAGGAAACAAACCACTGATGCCCATTGTCTGGTTTCTGTCTTGTTTCATAGATTGTTTAAGGAACGCCTAAATGAACTAAAGGCCAAATTGGAGGAAGTAAATTCAGGCAGAGCTATGGAGTATATTAACCCTTTAGCAGAACTGCAGAAGAACATGAAAATTAGGATAGAAGTTGCAGGTAACACAATGCTTTTGTTTAACCCTATGCCAGATTGGCAATACATGTAAAGGAGTATAATTATGTTTATAACAGAATCTAAAGCCAAACtaccttattttttttaaccctaccCAAGTTTTATAATGTCATCCAGTGGCCATTctctgacattttttttgtataaagctAATTTTGGCCATTCATTCTTAACATAATAGAACCATTAGTCTAGCTGGTAAAATGCAAGTGACTTGTCTTTTGTAGGTATTTACAAGGGCTTCTGTCTGGATGTCATAAAACATCGCTATGAGTGTGAGGTGCAGGGAGCTAAGCAGCACTTGGAGGTTAGATTGAAtttgattttataaatataaatgtttttgaaTAGTAGATATATTTGAAGATATTTTTGCTCATTCCTTATATATTTGCAGAGTGAGAAGGTTCTCCTGTTTGATAACATGCAATGTGAGCTTCTGGAGCGCATCCAAAGACTAGAGGAGGACCGACAGAGTATTGACATCTCATCAGGTATCCAAAGGAAACACTGACATCTTTATTTTTGTCTTTCCTTGAGTGACCACCAGTATTTACTACAAATTAGAGGAAGTGTACGCTTTATGTCTGTGTTGCAAAACTTCCGTTACCATTTGATTTCCGTTTTGAATTTGATTTTCTTTCCATTTCATTCTGTTTGTAGAATGGTGGGATGAAGAACTGAGATCCAAAAGGAACCGCAAAAAGTGGGATCCCTTCCGGTCAGAGAAAAAGAGGAGAGTTCCCTTAGTCTCTGGTATCCTTTCATATAATCAGATAATGCATAAGCAGAAACTAGCTCATCAGTATTATTTCTAATTTCACTGCTGCATTTCTGTTTTTTCCTCaatgtattttctttaaataGTGGCTAAAGgactccctattgtaaaatataaggatattataagtcaccatggAGTTCAATGACCATGAAGCATGAGGCCAAAGGCTGGGTTATTATACAGATAATGGAACtgagaggtgacttctaatatccttatattttacaacagcgggtacataatttattataatacacaagttctagtgagtcatgtgacagaaagcACAGATCATAACTTATgacaggatattcatgactcttgtgtatAAATGTTATCACATAACTTATATATGCATACAAACACCTATCTATAATAACTCAGTGGCATTTTTAACTGCATGGTGGTTATGGTTAAGTGCAAAAAAGACTTTCATTCCAGGATAaaatgcttgaaaatggaagctCAGCATTAAATTGCAATGTTTATCATGGCTAGCAATAAGCCAGCCCTTAACATCACACACAGTAGAATCAGTGGGTGTTTTGTATGGCTGTTCTTGACAACTTATACATTCCAGATAGCATTAGATTTTTTCTTAAGACTGCTTTCAGGTCCATATATTGTTTACATGCTGCGGGATTTGGATATCCTAGAAGACTGGACTGCTATCAAAAAGGTAacaaaaaccacaataaaaatGGCCTTAAAGGgtaatttacctttaaattaacttttagtataatgtagtggGTGCTATTATCAGaacatttgcagttggtcttcattgacATTCAATTCAATCTATTTTTGTTTCTTGTCAGTTCTTAAATATTCTTTTGGTTTCAGGCCAAAGCAGCGGTTTCACCACAAAAGAGGAAATCTGATAGTGAGTACATGGGAAGAATTGGGTACCAAACCTTTAAACCAAATCTGCTTCTTTTAATTCAATACATCATATGCGTTATTCTTTTTTAGGAAATGTGTTTTCTATGTGTTCCAAAattcatacctgtacttttttttttttttttcctaaaatgtaGATGTAAAAGCTGAGAAGCAGCATTTCAGTGCTCGCTGTGAAGATGGCTGTCTTTATTATGAGGGAGAGAGCTTCACCAAAGGAGAGGCTATTATCTTAGATATGAAGGATGAACCGCCATCACAGTAAGATTCTTTCAGTCCTTGTGATGACACTATTCAGACGGCAGCTAAACATACACAGAGCAATATGTCTGAGTATTTTGACAATATTGCATGACCCTGGAATGTAGGGAGTCCAATGTGTTATGGCATGCTTTGATCCTTGGACTATAAATAATCTGTCTGAAAACCTGGTGTATTGACAACACCTCTTTTAGCCCAAATATCTATGTGTAGAGAATCTGTCTCGTATATGGAGCTGGGCCTAGATATTCAGGCACCCAAGGAATCCCTCCAGTGACTGTTCGCCGTACCCCTCACTCGTCTGGCAGACTTGCCCCTTCCACTCCGTGCTATCTGCCCGGCCTGCTCTGCTCCCTCTACACATGCTGCTCTCGCCCTCCTTCATTATCTCTGACTTCAAAGGTCAGTATGCAAGTTTGTCTGTAGAGGGAGCAGAGCCTCATGTTCCAGCATCATTAACCCTTCCTCCACTCCATCCCACAaacgttttttttatttttatttgcttggAATTGTTCCTTACCCTAAGTACTTGCCTCTTCTTCTGGCCCTGCCTGTGTACCTTAAAATTCTGTGAACCTTATCTGTTTTTACAGTGACCTTTGAAGGTTCtctgttttgttttatattaaaTGATGAATCCACATATTCCATGTCATGTCCAGGACTTCATAGGGCTCTTTTACCAAGTACAGGGCAGGTTGTTTGAAAAAAGAGCACAGAGAACCATGTGTGGCCCATGAATACAAAACTGCCTGCATGTAgttgcactgtattcatgaggggcaacAGAGGGTGGCACATAGGTGGCCCCTTCTCTTACAATGACATACAAGTTAGGGGGCTTAAGTTAAATTAAGGGATGTTTTTGGTACACAGTAAAGCTATGCTTTTATCGATTCCTATTTCAATGActaattcacctttaaatgagcTTTAGTAATAATGTATTCTGCAGATATTCTGAGAACATAATTagcatttgtttttataaatgacaGACCGGAAAgtaaataggagaggcctgaaaagAAAAgtgataaaatgtaacaataccaATAAATTTGTAGACTTGCAGAATGATTTACGGTTGGGCTTGGGTTAACTTTTTGTCAACCCGCATATCACTAGTGACTTGCATCCTTACCATTAGCATCATTGCTTAAGGCAAAGTTCTGGTTAGTTGCAAATGGGGCCCACACATCAACCAATCAgtaaaaagttattttaaaaatatctgtATCTGTTAAAAGAGTTTGTAGCTAACTAAACTAATGACACATTTTCTTCTCTCTACAGGGCAGTTATCACGGCAGTCAGCACAGGAGAAGTATGGCTCAGGAGAGGAGACAGCAGCAAGACAAAGATCTAtgtgtcacagctacagaaaggCAAATACTCAGTTAGACGAGCAGGAAAATAAAACTTGGTTctcttttgttttatatttttccaaTTTCTGGCTTCCTGCTTTTTGGGCAATTGATGGATGTAATATTGATTAGTTAATGTATAAATATAGCTAGAATACATAATGCCCCTATGTAACAACATTCTTATTTAAATGGAGGCTAGTGAAGTATATGACCCCATTTATTGCCATTGTCCTTGTAATGTTACATCTGTAACTCACCTGGGCGAGTCGAGAGCTTGTCTGTATTGCTGGGGCAGTCAGGCAGTAGATCTTTTGTAAGCTTCTTAGTGTTTTTTCACATAGAACAGGTTTGTATTTAATTGCGGTATATCAATATTGTGGATGCATAAGTAAATTCTTAAATAGGCATTCCAGAAATAACTCCTCTGCATTTCCCAAGCTCGGGGAGGGGCTCCCTTACATTATAAACACAGCCACTTCTCATTAATAATAAGAGTCAATCAATCTGGGATCAaaagtaatatttaaaaatgataaaattgtGCTTCTTTCCATTCTGAAATATTAATGATTTGGCTAATTAATGATCAACAATGACAGTGAATCAGACTTTAGCACTGTTGCTTAACAAccgtaaaatatattttatttctcagTAGCGTAACAATAGACTCCATTTActcaaataacattttaataattgatttccttttttctgtagaaATTAAACTGACCTTATACCTAATCCAgtctaatatataattaattcttattggtagcagaacaatcctattaattaatatttttaattaatatttaaatgatttttagcatgaTTATAggactgagatccaaattatgaaaagaccccttatccagaaaaccccagatcccatgCATCCTGGATTACAGTTCCCATACATATGCACATTTGGAGTGCTAGCGGGTTCCAGTGATGAAAATGCTGCGACATGTCCCTAACTTGCAATCTTCTTAATCAGTTACAAGGTTATAAAATACAAggagtcatttttttaaaggttataaATTACTAGAAGTTACAGCaataattaatatattgtatatattatacaatatttatactattttataaatataattgtattaaCATTATTTATTACATAGTTATAATATGCAATTTTTACAGTAGATTGTAGCGGGTCTctgatttattgtttttattgatcAGTAATTAAAAGTATGTCAAGGACTTATAAATTGGTTTTATGGAAAGACGCTTAACAAAAGCAAAGTTTAATATGGTTACAAAAAGACTTTTCTTCTGTAGAAAATCCACATTCTTTCCTTGCACTTGGCTGTTTCTAAAGAGAAAGTTTTTATAACTCAATTTCTATTGAACTGTAAAAATGAATTTGTAAATGTTATAATATGCCGTTTCAGGGGACAGCTTAGATCTTCCCTGTAGCTATGTTTTAAGGTAGAAGATTTCTAGAAAAGCATCTGGCTTTGCCACTAGAAGAGGTGAATGTATGGAAGATATTGTTGGATGGTATAAAAAAGTGGAGTTGTAAATCTGGTTTCAAAGCGATTGCTCCATATGTATAAAAGAAACATGGCCTCATTTCCTATGAATGGGTAAGATGCTTATAGCAAAAAACAgttcaatatttttttgtaaataatgtgCAGATAGCTACAGTGTTTGCACCACTGTCTATAGTCTGCAGTTTTCATTTCTGTCACAATGGGAGTCATGCCAGCATGATTTGGACATTTTCTTGTGGCTACCTTTTGCATTAAGTGCATGTGAATAATAAGAAAAGCTGAGTGCAAAGGGAACACTGTGCTTAATGTCTGATCAATGGCAAGTGTAAATTACAGGGCACATTCCGCCTTAATCAAAATCAGTAGGCACGAAAAGCACTTACAATTGTGCTGCTAAATTGAGTCATTGGGCAAGATATACCGATACACATATGGGCCAGTTTTTGGGCCCTGAAGTGCACCtactcataggggcccatttatcaaagtctgaatttcgtgcacgaaaatattgtggtacaatccgtaagttctgaaattttcgtatccgaacgatcgtaaatggaacgaaaaactttctgactttgaaccttcagtgcatgattttggaagcctcccataggactcaatggcactcagcagctccaacctggctcaaggaaagtcacaataccaaagcttgaatgaatcctaaaCTTTCATAGttgttgtgacaaatatgattttgttgcagaaattcacgcaaagtacgaaaaagtcacggaaattaacgaaaaaaaggcaaaaatacgcacagttctaaaacttaggaaaaatacaaatttttcccatacattgataaatgtgccccttagtaaatgAGGCCTACAAGCTCCATATAAATCAGTGAAATGGTTTCACTTTCTTTACAGTGAGCAATTGCTTTAATTCCTCTTCATTTTTATATGCAATACCATTAGAATGTTAAAATGTTCTACACTATTTTGTGTGTTCCCCTGTTTAATGTAGATGGGTTAGTTAGGAAGAGGTGATttgggtataaatatatatgagaaGGCATGCCAAGTAATAGAGCACAGACTTGGATTACATAATACATAGGAGCAAAGGCAAAATTCATTTTTTCCTCAAGCTGGAATAGAACAGAACCATACTTTCTAGAGAAGCCAATGCACACAATATAATAATACCTGTTAGGAAAAGAGGTATGTTTTCAATCTATGTTTTAAATCTATGTTTTATATCTTTAGTATCAAAAGCTAGTAATACAAAACCCATATATCTGGAGCTGCACATACCACCCGGCCTACAGAAAGCTAAGAAATGAGCAAAGCGAACACAAATGAGAAACCCAAACTCTTTAGAACAAAACCCTATATCAGTGGGGTTCTAGTGTGCAGAATTAGCAGGCATGTCTCAATACATTAATGAAGCAAAGAGTAGTTTCATATTGCATCCTAGCAGAGCTTCAGTTGCAGTTGACTTGCACCGTGTCACTTCTGCCTATACTAATAATAGGCTCACATATGATCAACTTATATTGGGTTTGATTTGATTGTATGCTAGTGCCTATTAGAATGGGCTGTCCCATACGATATAAGGTATGCGACAAAGAATAACGTAGAGCTAGTAATATCTGGTAAATAATTAGTAATAAATGGCTGGCTCTGTTTATGGATGATTGTTGTGGTGCAGTTGCTGTAAAATTTTGTTACACAGGTTCTAAATGTGGCACTGTGCATTAGTTTCCCCATTTCGGTGCAAAATAGGTGccctttttatttgattttttaaaatttaaaggaTCTACAATACAGTCCAGAAGGAACACATTTGTTTCTTGTAATACAATAGATGGAACTTACAGGCATGTGGAGATGCTGAATTTACATTCAACTAAAATATGGCTGTGTATGGTGAAGCACCGAGTCCAGCAGGAACTCCAGTCTGTGCCGGCTCCCAGCTCCAGTGTGGAAACAATTTGGGTGGAAAATAGGTGGCATGTAAATATCTTGTTCAGGGGATGTGTGTAAGTACTATATGCAGAAACGGATGGGAATTAGAATAATGTTATTATGCAGTTTTCCTAatattgtataattattttactatatttacATTGCTTCTGGCAAAATGaaagatatgtattttttttaaccagctgAAGTAGTGCTTAATAAATAGTAGTGTTTTAAATATGGACTGTTCTTTTCATGGTGATGGGGGTGAGATATCATATATAAAATCTCAAATGGGGAATGGCTATAAAATATTACACAAGTctttctgtatataatataacatgATCATTGCAAGTCCTCTCCTGATGACCTGCATTGGCCTCCGTTGTGATCTGATCATTGACCtgaaaggagaagtaaaggtaaaaactaagtaagctttatcagaaaggtctacttcggtatcagactttttctcttttagggctcctttaggtttggggattgagtctgctcagttctctcctctcccccacccttctcctgctcccccctcccataagaatgcataagaccTCACCCCCACCCttaaaaatgtgtgatctgagcttctaacagctataactgcagcaggaagctaccaaaaccaagctaaaatggcagctactatcagagggagcttctagggctcttaactcaggtatagtaaagctttctgctgaataaatatagcattctagttggcactaatgtggcaaatctattggcagtaaaataccaaaatgactttccttctcttttaagatcAAATGACCAGATTAGCCTGACATGGCTTAGCacataggtggccatattgggcaaagatctgctcatttggcaaccttgtgGATGTtcaggtgtatggccaccatcaGACATTATAACTTTTTATATGCACAACAAATTATCTTTTTAAAGAAGGAGAaaaagtacaatcactggggggtgcctcccaatgattataatcacttacctgatacacaGGACCGGTGCCGCTGTTAGCAGAAAACTCCACCAGCCTGGTTTACCTGAGAGCGAGCAATGCTTATTTGCACCACTTACACATCTGCAGAGTGAAAAGATGAACTATAACAAAactgctttttcactctactgtgcatgcattgCCCCCAGGATTTAcgaagaaagaagatggaaggaAAAAGATTGCTTGCTCGCAGATACCCTGGGTCGGTGCAGTTTTTAGCTTACAGAAGCACCGGTCTGGGGTGTCAGGTAAgtttacaatcattggggggtgcttaacttttggcactccccagtgattctacctttcctttctGCTTGAGTACATAGAAATAGGAGTGTTGCCATATTCCATGCCATTAATTAAGCTGGAAAATTCTTTAGAAGACAAGAATAGCAACTACTTCCCACATGTTACATTTTTATGGAGCATGCTTTAGTCTTACTAAGCTGTGcataaatgcaaagaaaaaaacaaatgttcttTACACTTCTTTAACTTCTTTAC
Encoded proteins:
- the brms1 gene encoding breast cancer metastasis-suppressor 1, encoding MMEAEADSAAEMNGQEEADTDGEDSASQSDSEEESSDMDDLDCERRRNECLDEMCHLEKQFSELKEKLFKERLNELKAKLEEVNSGRAMEYINPLAELQKNMKIRIEVAGIYKGFCLDVIKHRYECEVQGAKQHLESEKVLLFDNMQCELLERIQRLEEDRQSIDISSEWWDEELRSKRNRKKWDPFRSEKKRRVPLVSGPYIVYMLRDLDILEDWTAIKKAKAAVSPQKRKSDNVKAEKQHFSARCEDGCLYYEGESFTKGEAIILDMKDEPPSQAVITAVSTGEVWLRRGDSSKTKIYVSQLQKGKYSVRRAGK